A DNA window from Helianthus annuus cultivar XRQ/B chromosome 15, HanXRQr2.0-SUNRISE, whole genome shotgun sequence contains the following coding sequences:
- the LOC110914360 gene encoding uncharacterized protein LOC110914360 — translation MFATGLLRFKAKDWWDAYSKEIGEDKVQVLTWQEFKEPFLKYHCPQSAIDRIQEDFLHLRQKDETIDEITNTFLDKLKFCKEIAGTERMKINRYHGMLKAEYREFIIRAKCETLNELINLARDREIELRRQAESGEKRVPENVPSSSPSKKQKFQDQGKKDKAKGSIPKCKTCGKLHTWGCLKGKKGCYNCGQEGHPYYRCPNPSRTCYNFSNWVILRLNVPSFNRKPIRKQERRKPQELRGGCFRSRLKKQRTTRMLYQIYSH, via the coding sequence ATGTTTGCCACCGGTTTGTTGCGATTCAAAgctaaagattggtgggatgctTATAGTAAAGAGATTGGGGAAGACAAAGTTCAAGTCTTGACGTGGCAAGAGTTCAAGGAACCTTTTCTAAAGTACCACTGCCCGCAATCTGCCATTGACAGGATCCAAGAAGATTTCTTACATCTCCGTCAGAAAGACGAAACCATTGATGAAATCACCAACACTTTTCTTGACAAGCTGAAATTCTGTAAAGAAATAGCGGGGACGGAAAGAATGAAGATAAACCGCTATCATGGTATGTTGAAGGCTGAGTATCGGGAGTTCATAATTCGCGCTAAATGTGAAACCTTGAATGAGCTTATTAACTTGGCCCGAGATAGGGAGATTGAGCTAAGAAGACAGGCAGAGAGCGGTGAGAAGAGAGTGCCCGAGAATGTTCCCAGTTCGAGTCCATCAAAGAAACAGAAATTTCAAGATCAGGGCAAGAAGGATAAGGCTAAAGGTAGCATTCCAAAATGCAAAACTTGTGGAAAGTTACACACGTGGGGGTGCTTGAAAGGGAAGAAGGGTTGTTACAATTGTGGTCAAGAGGGACATCCATACTATAGGTGTCCTAATCCTTCCAGAACGTGCTACAACTTTTCCAACTGGGTCATATTAAGGCTGAACGTCCCAAGCTTCAACAGAAAACCGATAAGGAAGCAAGAAAGGAGGAAGCCCCAAGAGCTAAGGGGAGGATGTTTCAGATCACGACTGAAGAAGCAAAGGACCACCCGAATGTTGTATCAGATATATTCTCATTGA
- the LOC110914359 gene encoding histone chaperone cia1-like, which translates to MAGIENAIEVETVDENANEVENEGEREGKGEGEGKGEGEGKGEGEGDGEGEGEGEGEGEGDTGVERERDMTGEQNVEPSTTTTAPIYDDEDTILSDEDINENDIKRWNCNFKTLEYHISIYNGEK; encoded by the coding sequence ATGGCTGGAATAGAAAACGCCATTGAAGTGGAAACAGTTGATGAAAACGCCAATGAAGTTGAAAATGAAGGAGAAAGAGAAGGAAAAGGGGAAGGAGAAGGAAAAGGGGAAGGAGAAGGAAAAGGAGAAGGGGAAGGGGATggagaaggagaaggagaaggGGAAGGAGAAGGAGAAGGGGATACAGGAGTAGAAAGAGAAAGGGATATGACCGGAGAACAAAACGTCGAACCCTCAACTACTACAACAGCCCCCATATATGATGATGAGGATACTATATTATCAGATGAAGATATAAACGAAAACGATATTAAGAGATGGAATTGTAATTTCAAGACACTTGAATATCACATTTCCATATACAATGGggaaaaataa